The Nocardia sp. BMG111209 genome includes a window with the following:
- a CDS encoding MFS transporter, which yields MDRLPWTRFHWLVVVGLGVSWILDGLEIQIVSSMGGPLGDIRTLHLSSGQVGATASWYLAGQVVGALFFGRLTDRLGRKKLFILTLAIYLLGSGLAGFAWNAWSLFLLRFLAGTGIGGEYTAINSAIDEIIPSRYRGRVDIAVNGTYWAGAALGAAASLILYNENYVPVQWGWRLGFFIGPVLGLFIIFVRRGIPESPRWLLTHGRAEEAERTVDEIENRLQEYGVSLPPVDESRMLALTETDRLSYPQMARIFFGRYPARSFLGFSMMATQAFLYNAIFFTEGLVLIHFYHVPSDHTGYYFFPFAIGNLLGPLVLGPLFDTVGRRIMISGTYLLSGVLLLGSAWAFHAGILNATTQTVFWCVIFFFASAGASSAYLTVSEIFPLELRGQAISFFFAIAQGAGGVVAPYLFGHLIGGSDNPNPDRVPLTWGYVIGAVTMIVGGLIAWFFGIAAEGKSLEDIADPLSKAQEPDPGSGTPRLAPGEPAV from the coding sequence ATGGACCGGCTGCCGTGGACCAGGTTCCACTGGCTCGTCGTCGTGGGTCTGGGCGTGTCCTGGATCCTCGACGGACTCGAGATCCAGATCGTCAGCAGTATGGGCGGACCGCTCGGGGACATCCGCACGCTGCATCTGAGCAGCGGCCAGGTCGGCGCGACCGCGTCCTGGTATCTGGCCGGACAGGTGGTCGGCGCGCTGTTCTTCGGCCGTCTCACCGACCGGCTCGGCCGCAAGAAGCTGTTCATCCTGACGCTGGCGATCTATCTGCTCGGCAGCGGACTGGCCGGATTCGCCTGGAACGCTTGGTCTCTGTTCCTGCTGCGGTTCCTGGCCGGGACCGGGATCGGTGGCGAGTACACCGCGATCAACTCCGCCATCGACGAGATCATCCCGTCCCGGTACCGCGGCCGGGTCGATATCGCCGTGAACGGAACCTATTGGGCCGGTGCGGCATTGGGCGCGGCGGCCAGCCTGATCCTGTACAACGAGAATTACGTTCCGGTGCAATGGGGTTGGCGGCTGGGCTTCTTCATCGGGCCGGTGCTCGGCCTGTTCATCATCTTCGTGCGGCGCGGGATCCCGGAGAGCCCGCGGTGGTTGCTCACCCACGGCCGTGCCGAGGAGGCCGAACGCACCGTCGACGAGATCGAGAATCGATTGCAGGAGTACGGGGTTTCGCTACCACCGGTGGACGAGAGCAGGATGCTGGCGCTGACGGAGACCGACCGGCTCAGTTATCCGCAGATGGCGCGAATCTTCTTCGGCCGCTACCCCGCTCGCTCGTTCCTCGGCTTCTCGATGATGGCGACGCAGGCCTTCCTCTACAACGCCATCTTCTTCACCGAGGGCCTGGTACTGATCCACTTCTATCATGTGCCGTCGGACCACACCGGGTACTACTTCTTCCCGTTCGCGATCGGCAACCTGCTCGGACCGCTGGTACTCGGGCCGCTGTTCGACACCGTCGGCCGGCGGATCATGATCAGCGGCACCTATCTGCTGTCCGGCGTGTTGCTACTCGGTTCGGCGTGGGCCTTCCACGCCGGAATCCTGAATGCCACGACGCAGACCGTGTTCTGGTGCGTGATCTTCTTCTTCGCCTCGGCGGGCGCGTCCTCGGCGTATCTGACCGTCAGCGAGATCTTCCCGCTGGAACTGCGCGGCCAGGCCATCTCGTTCTTCTTCGCCATCGCCCAGGGCGCCGGCGGCGTGGTCGCGCCGTACCTGTTCGGACATCTGATCGGCGGTTCCGACAACCCCAACCCGGACCGCGTGCCACTGACCTGGGGCTACGTGATCGGGGCGGTGACGATGATCGTCGGCGGCCTGATCGCCTGGTTCTTCGGGATCGCCGCCGAGGGCAAATCGCTCGAGGACATCGCCGATCCGTTGTCGAAGGCACAGGAGCCGGACCCGGGCAGCGGGACACCGCGACTCGCACCCGGTGAACCGGCGGTCTGA
- a CDS encoding oxygenase MpaB family protein has protein sequence MNSPVPHRHPATPRKVPGLRAFAVLLNIGTPDPREWQALGEALLVGDEPMDRLVEWMSGERAGGPATTRPLFERALREGISSIPDAPEPLREFFGRYETAPDWVDWPTIRRAEQVFRMGGTDGLYIARDVALLGGYLASGFNKTLIRTGALEKGPAKRFAETLQWALDVTSEEGMRPLGPGYRATMQVRLIHALVRKHVAAQPDWDSAAWGLPINQTDMAATLVGALISPFLGAMPMGVVPARGDLAAAAHLTRYVGWLIGVRDEWLPDGFRDSVRILYHCMTAITNPDETSAQLAMPMADDPLGWHYPNLAGLRGRIARAQHLSIASMFLGPTSMRQLGLPATVPPWYPLARIPVNLARSAITRMLPGGPARAALHGRRRQERFLRTLIGDRPAVIGESVRSAA, from the coding sequence ATGAATTCACCCGTCCCGCATCGTCATCCCGCGACGCCCCGTAAGGTGCCCGGCCTGCGGGCCTTCGCCGTCCTGCTGAACATCGGCACGCCGGATCCGCGGGAATGGCAGGCGCTCGGTGAGGCGCTGCTCGTCGGCGACGAGCCGATGGACCGGCTGGTCGAGTGGATGTCCGGCGAGCGCGCCGGCGGCCCGGCGACCACCCGCCCGCTGTTCGAACGCGCTCTGCGCGAAGGGATCTCGTCGATTCCCGATGCGCCGGAACCGTTGCGGGAGTTCTTCGGCCGGTACGAGACGGCGCCGGACTGGGTGGACTGGCCCACCATCCGCCGCGCCGAGCAGGTCTTCCGGATGGGCGGCACCGACGGGTTGTACATCGCCCGCGACGTCGCACTGCTCGGTGGCTATCTGGCCTCCGGATTCAACAAGACGCTGATCCGCACCGGTGCGCTGGAGAAGGGACCGGCCAAGCGGTTCGCCGAGACCCTGCAATGGGCCCTGGACGTCACCTCCGAGGAGGGGATGCGGCCGCTCGGCCCCGGCTACCGGGCGACGATGCAGGTGCGGCTGATCCACGCGCTGGTCCGCAAACATGTGGCGGCGCAACCGGATTGGGACAGCGCCGCATGGGGGCTGCCGATCAACCAGACGGATATGGCGGCCACCCTGGTCGGTGCGCTCATCTCGCCGTTCCTGGGCGCGATGCCGATGGGGGTGGTGCCGGCCCGCGGCGATCTGGCCGCCGCGGCCCACCTGACCCGGTACGTGGGCTGGCTGATCGGGGTGCGGGACGAGTGGCTGCCCGACGGTTTCCGGGATTCGGTGCGCATCCTGTACCACTGCATGACCGCGATCACGAATCCGGACGAGACCAGCGCGCAGCTGGCCATGCCGATGGCCGACGATCCACTGGGCTGGCACTATCCGAATCTGGCCGGGCTGCGCGGTCGGATCGCGCGGGCGCAGCACCTCTCGATCGCGAGTATGTTCCTCGGCCCCACCTCGATGCGGCAACTGGGCCTGCCCGCGACCGTGCCGCCGTGGTACCCGCTGGCGCGCATTCCGGTGAATCTGGCCCGCAGCGCGATCACCCGGATGCTGCCGGGCGGGCCGGCGCGCGCCGCGCTGCACGGCCGCCGCCGTCAGGAACGGTTCCTGCGCACCCTGATCGGGGACCGACCGGCGGTGATCGGCGAATCGGTCCGCTCCGCCGCCTGA
- a CDS encoding DUF3052 family protein — MSTDPLTRKIGIKPGHTVHLHHRPAGWPVPELPAGCTIGDGGPAGAEVTIAFYRELDDVRCEAADLAAALDDHAMLWIAWPRRAAGHDSDITDNLVRELLLATGLVDVKVAALGEDWSGLKFVRRVANRRR, encoded by the coding sequence ATGAGTACCGACCCCCTCACCCGGAAGATCGGGATCAAGCCCGGTCACACCGTTCATCTCCACCACCGGCCCGCGGGCTGGCCGGTGCCGGAACTGCCCGCCGGCTGCACGATCGGCGACGGCGGCCCGGCGGGTGCGGAGGTGACGATCGCGTTCTACCGCGAGCTGGACGACGTGCGTTGCGAGGCAGCGGATCTGGCCGCGGCGCTGGACGACCACGCGATGCTGTGGATCGCGTGGCCCCGGCGAGCGGCCGGTCACGACAGCGACATCACGGACAACCTGGTGCGCGAACTCCTCCTCGCCACCGGCCTCGTGGATGTGAAGGTCGCCGCGCTCGGCGAGGACTGGTCCGGCCTGAAATTCGTCCGCCGCGTGGCGAATCGGCGACGCTGA
- a CDS encoding DUF6319 family protein, translated as MSSRRTKPQPLSDTEIRQIAADITAGTPPMVWFTAEAVGVPEGRSGKVVALGDPTEGDFLQVRPTGSKDVLSFSPTEVTLTKPARRTTPAAPSSRKDPALTTPSTVTPASAPSQEPANHVAAEPNPAPATPAAAPGAGADPAGAKPAGAARAPREKAPAAPKKAKVAEVTVTLSGTADGEWTVDVVNGKKRTVRGLSVSGAAVAQAASLLHPEVAEVVDSVLESVRTSQRAKVEQLQTELENARRLLDELSG; from the coding sequence ATGTCGTCCCGTCGAACGAAGCCACAACCGCTGTCCGACACCGAGATCCGGCAGATCGCCGCGGACATCACCGCCGGCACACCGCCGATGGTGTGGTTCACCGCGGAGGCTGTCGGCGTGCCGGAAGGCCGTTCCGGCAAGGTGGTTGCCCTCGGAGATCCCACCGAGGGCGACTTCCTGCAGGTTCGGCCCACCGGTTCCAAAGATGTGCTGTCGTTCTCGCCCACCGAAGTGACGTTGACCAAACCGGCCCGGCGCACCACGCCCGCGGCCCCGAGTTCCAGGAAGGACCCCGCCTTGACGACCCCGTCCACCGTGACCCCAGCGTCGGCGCCGAGTCAGGAGCCGGCGAACCACGTTGCCGCCGAGCCGAATCCGGCCCCGGCGACACCCGCCGCGGCGCCGGGAGCGGGCGCCGACCCGGCCGGCGCGAAGCCCGCCGGCGCCGCCCGCGCACCCCGGGAGAAGGCTCCTGCGGCCCCGAAGAAGGCGAAGGTGGCGGAGGTCACCGTGACGCTGTCCGGCACCGCCGACGGCGAATGGACCGTCGACGTGGTCAACGGCAAGAAGCGCACCGTGCGCGGCCTGTCGGTGTCCGGCGCCGCGGTCGCCCAGGCGGCGAGTCTGCTGCATCCGGAGGTCGCCGAGGTCGTCGATTCGGTACTGGAGTCGGTGCGTACCAGTCAGCGGGCCAAGGTCGAGCAGTTGCAGACCGAACTGGAGAACGCGCGCCGGCTGCTCGACGAACTCTCCGGCTAG
- a CDS encoding DUF6461 domain-containing protein: MANDDPNHCVHVVRGLEPTAALEVLGAKPRWFRTCELPGSRPDEWTSLPAAALAADEREGAALLAGRIGEWTFVYDDSGATDHSSTRLLSADGRVAATSMLSINADASLTYWVDGNELAWVDVDNLDLEADLPGMPDELRVAFENAGTFDLDYLDPGMPDYSIGMRAVSMLAGMCCTLDDLRRIPLVVTLLG; the protein is encoded by the coding sequence TTGGCGAACGACGACCCGAACCACTGTGTCCACGTGGTGCGTGGGCTCGAGCCCACCGCGGCATTGGAAGTACTGGGAGCCAAGCCCCGGTGGTTCCGGACATGCGAGCTGCCCGGTTCGAGGCCGGACGAGTGGACCTCGCTGCCTGCGGCTGCCCTCGCCGCCGACGAACGTGAGGGCGCGGCGTTGCTCGCGGGACGCATCGGTGAGTGGACATTCGTCTACGACGACTCCGGTGCCACCGACCACAGCAGCACGCGCCTCCTGTCCGCCGACGGCCGTGTTGCCGCGACGAGCATGCTGTCGATCAACGCAGACGCGAGTCTGACCTATTGGGTCGACGGAAACGAGCTCGCCTGGGTCGACGTGGACAATCTGGATCTCGAAGCGGATCTGCCCGGCATGCCGGATGAATTGCGTGTCGCGTTCGAGAACGCCGGTACCTTCGACCTCGACTACCTCGACCCTGGGATGCCCGACTATTCGATCGGTATGCGCGCGGTCAGCATGCTTGCCGGTATGTGCTGCACCCTCGACGACTTGCGCAGGATCCCACTGGTGGTCACGCTCCTCGGGTGA
- a CDS encoding pyruvoyl-dependent arginine decarboxylase: MIATYGHHSFDALGDDVRQSNRTAAPAIEVGAAAGAGATPIAAFDAALRDLGVGDANLIRLSSVIPPRATIERTRRVRKPIVWGDRLYCVYAAGYAAEPGARAAAGLGWTLQSDGSGAGLFVEHEGETAREVDDLIHASLADMTAGRPQRFGPVRTCTIEARADGRPVCALVLAAYATAGWGEPALRADAAACADTGGRRLLGRNRSGGRSRS; this comes from the coding sequence ATGATCGCGACCTATGGACACCACAGTTTCGACGCGCTCGGTGACGATGTGCGCCAATCGAATCGGACCGCGGCACCGGCCATCGAGGTGGGCGCCGCGGCGGGGGCCGGGGCGACCCCGATCGCCGCGTTCGACGCGGCGTTGCGCGATCTCGGCGTGGGCGACGCGAATCTGATCCGGTTGTCGTCGGTGATCCCACCGCGGGCGACCATCGAACGGACCCGCCGGGTGCGCAAACCGATCGTCTGGGGCGATCGGCTGTACTGCGTCTACGCCGCCGGGTACGCCGCCGAGCCGGGGGCGCGCGCCGCCGCCGGACTGGGCTGGACATTGCAGTCCGATGGCTCCGGCGCCGGGCTGTTCGTCGAGCACGAGGGCGAAACCGCAAGGGAGGTGGACGATCTCATCCATGCCAGCCTCGCGGACATGACCGCCGGCCGGCCGCAGCGCTTCGGTCCGGTACGCACCTGCACGATCGAGGCGCGGGCCGACGGGCGACCGGTGTGCGCACTGGTCCTGGCCGCCTACGCCACCGCGGGCTGGGGCGAACCGGCGCTCCGGGCCGACGCGGCGGCCTGCGCGGACACCGGCGGCCGAAGATTGCTCGGCCGCAACCGTTCCGGCGGCCGGAGCCGGTCGTGA
- a CDS encoding GNAT family N-acetyltransferase produces the protein MTIEIDTLTDPAEVRAAGAIFRTAMVGLPPVPAEVADSLVEPGRTLGARLDGELVGGADSYTSRLAVPGGQWVSHAAVTHVGVLPTHTRRGVVSALLRHQLTEVAARGEVVASLRATQGGIYERFGYGVATSSATVEVDLRRARLRDTVPDGGPVRYLDPAARWAALPKIYATEGFSWTGAIDRPEYWWRLQESVAAGGGWTVVHGEPGAEDGFLRYRAADTDGWPRQPRRTVVVDDFVATTPAAFHGLVRHLLSHDILDRLIVTFTPLDSPLRHLFTDERAVTVTGVADETWLRLVDVPAALDRRTYRGGTPVVVAVTDSILPANSGHYRISAEGAVPTGDPADLSLDVAALAAVYLGGTAWRQLALAGRVHEHRPGAVDAADTLFATGIQPFGGTFF, from the coding sequence GTGACGATCGAGATCGACACCCTGACCGATCCCGCCGAGGTGCGGGCCGCCGGGGCGATATTCCGGACCGCGATGGTCGGCCTGCCGCCGGTGCCGGCGGAGGTGGCCGACAGCCTCGTCGAACCCGGTCGCACCCTCGGCGCGCGGCTCGACGGGGAACTCGTGGGCGGGGCCGATTCCTACACCAGCCGGCTGGCGGTGCCGGGCGGGCAGTGGGTTTCGCATGCGGCGGTCACCCATGTCGGGGTCCTGCCGACGCACACCCGGCGCGGCGTGGTCAGCGCGCTGTTGCGGCATCAGCTGACCGAGGTGGCCGCTCGCGGCGAGGTCGTGGCGAGCCTGCGTGCGACCCAGGGTGGTATCTACGAGCGGTTCGGGTACGGCGTGGCCACCTCGTCCGCCACGGTCGAGGTGGATCTCCGGCGTGCCCGGCTGCGCGACACCGTGCCCGACGGCGGACCGGTCCGCTACCTCGACCCCGCGGCGCGCTGGGCGGCGCTGCCGAAGATCTATGCCACCGAGGGCTTCTCGTGGACCGGTGCGATCGATCGTCCCGAATACTGGTGGCGGTTACAGGAATCGGTCGCGGCCGGTGGCGGATGGACCGTGGTGCACGGTGAACCCGGCGCCGAGGACGGTTTCCTGCGCTATCGGGCCGCCGATACCGACGGCTGGCCGCGGCAACCGCGGCGCACGGTGGTGGTGGACGATTTCGTGGCGACCACACCTGCCGCCTTCCACGGGCTGGTGCGGCATCTGCTGTCCCACGACATCCTCGATCGGCTGATCGTCACCTTCACCCCGCTGGACAGTCCGTTGCGGCATCTGTTCACCGACGAGCGCGCGGTCACGGTCACCGGGGTCGCCGACGAGACGTGGCTGCGGTTGGTGGATGTGCCCGCGGCGCTGGATCGCCGCACCTACCGCGGGGGTACGCCGGTGGTCGTGGCGGTCACCGATTCGATCCTGCCCGCCAACTCCGGCCACTACCGGATCTCGGCCGAGGGAGCCGTCCCCACCGGCGATCCGGCCGATCTGAGCCTCGATGTCGCGGCCCTGGCCGCCGTGTACCTCGGTGGCACCGCCTGGCGGCAACTGGCGCTCGCGGGCCGCGTCCACGAACATCGCCCGGGTGCGGTCGATGCCGCGGATACGTTGTTCGCCACCGGCATTCAGCCGTTCGGCGGCACGTTCTTCTGA
- a CDS encoding GGDEF domain-containing protein encodes MAADGHRTDRNWCRTRSPWWATTPVLILAVITVPLAGRPLALVAMLVVVAATLAMICTGVHRHRPPAPVAWFLLAASSVLFCVGTTLRDFLEWPIPPPLADLFTLGGYVGVGAAAVLWLVPRRTFHIDLILDSWLIGLGALLASWTFLISPVLHAARVFDGPTLIRVTYPIVDALLLTVVTHSMVTAGRSETSLRLVHSCLLTVLAGDLGYNLDAAGYLTLGPNLLLIPELLAFLLVGLAALHPTMVTVGQPRHIHPHQSRQRASFIAVLLVVASLGPVVGANLDTLDRAVVSALLAVLLVGVLARSERAVVRSLRSERRAQYQADHDLLTGLANRAALLRAPRVYADRWAGRPLCLLFLDLDGFKAINDTHGHAVGDELIAGAADRIRHVIGHDDLAARYGGDEFVVLGCANRQESAILAERLLAAFREPFELTAGPVSVATSIGIACDAPRSADDTVYDLLREADSAMYHAKEYSLGYVFYDDIRHLGHAAAGSRRNWRRETAV; translated from the coding sequence ATGGCAGCCGACGGACATCGCACCGATCGCAACTGGTGCCGAACCAGGTCGCCCTGGTGGGCGACCACGCCCGTCCTGATCCTGGCGGTGATCACGGTGCCGCTGGCGGGACGGCCGCTCGCGCTGGTGGCCATGCTCGTGGTGGTGGCCGCCACGCTGGCGATGATCTGTACCGGGGTGCACCGCCATCGGCCGCCGGCCCCGGTGGCGTGGTTCCTGCTCGCGGCCTCCTCGGTCCTGTTCTGCGTCGGCACCACGCTGCGCGACTTCCTGGAGTGGCCCATACCGCCGCCGCTGGCCGATCTGTTCACCCTCGGGGGGTACGTGGGTGTCGGTGCGGCGGCGGTGCTGTGGCTGGTGCCGCGGCGCACCTTCCACATCGATCTGATCCTGGATTCCTGGCTGATCGGACTGGGCGCGCTGCTGGCCTCCTGGACCTTCCTGATCTCCCCGGTCCTGCACGCGGCGCGGGTCTTCGACGGGCCCACCCTGATCCGGGTGACCTATCCGATCGTCGACGCGCTGCTGCTGACGGTGGTCACCCATTCGATGGTCACCGCCGGGCGTTCGGAGACCTCGCTGCGGCTGGTGCACAGCTGCCTGCTGACCGTGCTCGCCGGCGATCTCGGCTACAACCTCGACGCCGCCGGATATCTCACCCTCGGCCCGAATCTGCTGCTCATCCCCGAACTGCTGGCCTTCCTGCTGGTCGGCCTGGCCGCATTGCATCCGACCATGGTCACCGTCGGGCAGCCGCGGCACATCCATCCGCATCAGTCCCGGCAGCGGGCCAGCTTCATCGCGGTACTGCTGGTGGTGGCCTCACTCGGGCCGGTGGTCGGGGCCAATCTCGACACCCTGGATCGCGCGGTGGTCTCCGCACTGCTGGCGGTACTGCTCGTCGGCGTGCTGGCCCGCAGCGAGCGCGCGGTCGTGCGTAGTCTGCGCAGCGAACGGCGGGCCCAGTACCAGGCCGATCACGACCTGCTGACCGGCCTGGCGAACCGGGCCGCGCTGCTGCGCGCACCCAGGGTGTACGCGGACCGCTGGGCGGGGCGGCCGCTGTGCCTGTTGTTCCTCGACCTCGACGGATTCAAGGCCATCAACGACACCCACGGCCACGCCGTCGGCGACGAGTTGATCGCCGGCGCCGCGGACCGGATCCGCCACGTGATCGGTCACGACGATCTGGCGGCCCGGTACGGCGGCGACGAATTCGTGGTGCTGGGCTGTGCGAACCGGCAGGAGTCCGCGATTCTGGCCGAGCGGCTGCTCGCCGCCTTCCGGGAACCGTTCGAACTCACCGCCGGCCCGGTATCGGTGGCCACCAGCATCGGGATCGCCTGCGACGCCCCGCGCAGTGCCGACGACACCGTGTACGACCTACTGCGCGAGGCGGATTCGGCGATGTACCACGCGAAGGAGTATTCGCTGGGGTACGTGTTCTACGACGACATCCGCCATCTCGGCCATGCGGCGGCGGGCAGCCGGCGCAACTGGCGGCGGGAGACCGCGGTCTAG
- a CDS encoding TetR/AcrR family transcriptional regulator — protein MGTDRDDVDERIMDAALERILQVGIRRASLDDIARRAGLNRITIYRRFAGKDNLVEATLARETRRMLAEVTTVVTTTEGVDAQIEAAVLYVLRTTRSHPLVTQLLNVAPDEAMSFYTVRGEEMIRQGVDYIVAVLELTRQRGLIDDYDPRPVAELLARLAHSLFLTPGGGVDFKDHDRAREFVRAAVVPLVKHGIGPKETTDEFTRPASSSRDAP, from the coding sequence ATGGGGACGGATCGCGACGATGTGGATGAACGAATCATGGACGCGGCCTTGGAGCGCATTCTCCAAGTGGGTATCCGCCGCGCGAGTCTCGACGATATCGCGCGCCGCGCCGGGCTCAATCGCATCACCATCTATCGCCGTTTCGCGGGTAAGGACAATCTGGTCGAGGCCACGCTGGCCCGGGAGACCCGGCGCATGCTCGCCGAGGTGACCACGGTCGTCACCACGACCGAGGGCGTCGACGCCCAGATCGAGGCCGCCGTCCTGTACGTGTTGCGCACCACCCGCAGCCATCCGCTGGTGACCCAGTTGCTCAACGTCGCCCCCGACGAGGCGATGAGCTTCTACACCGTGCGCGGCGAGGAGATGATCCGGCAGGGTGTCGACTACATCGTCGCCGTCCTCGAACTGACCCGGCAGCGCGGCCTGATCGACGACTACGATCCGCGTCCGGTGGCCGAACTCCTTGCCCGGCTGGCACATTCGCTGTTCCTCACCCCCGGGGGCGGCGTCGACTTCAAGGATCACGATCGCGCACGGGAATTCGTGCGCGCCGCCGTCGTGCCGCTGGTGAAACACGGCATCGGCCCGAAGGAGACCACCGATGAATTCACCCGTCCCGCATCGTCATCCCGCGACGCCCCGTAA
- a CDS encoding SAM-dependent methyltransferase: MDRPAWAPDGVDMTRASPARMYDALLGGSHNFEIDRLVAEQAKKLVPDLPRLALSNRAFLRRVVRFLADSGIRQFLDIGSGIPTAGNVHEIVQSIDPGIRVLYADIDPVAVTHSRTILANVPGADAIQADLRKPEELLATAAGTGLIDVGEPIGLLLIAVLHLLQDDERPAERVAALRAALPVGSYVAISHLTSALRPDDAALLGDHSANTSHVGIRFRDRAAITAMFDGWEMIEPGVVELPQWRPESDRDLHEAPGRSLGLAGVGRRI; encoded by the coding sequence GTGGACAGACCGGCATGGGCACCCGACGGTGTGGACATGACGCGGGCCAGCCCGGCCCGGATGTACGACGCGTTGCTGGGTGGTTCGCACAACTTCGAGATCGATCGGCTCGTCGCGGAACAGGCCAAGAAACTCGTCCCGGATCTGCCACGGCTGGCGCTGAGCAACCGGGCCTTCCTGCGCCGGGTGGTCCGCTTCCTCGCCGACTCGGGTATCCGGCAGTTCCTCGACATCGGTTCCGGCATCCCGACCGCCGGCAATGTGCACGAGATCGTGCAGTCGATCGATCCCGGCATCCGGGTGCTCTACGCCGACATCGATCCGGTGGCGGTCACGCATTCGCGCACCATCCTCGCGAACGTGCCGGGGGCGGACGCGATCCAGGCCGATCTGCGCAAGCCGGAGGAACTGCTCGCCACGGCCGCCGGCACCGGCCTGATCGATGTCGGCGAGCCGATCGGGCTGCTGCTGATCGCGGTGCTGCACCTGCTCCAGGACGACGAGCGGCCCGCCGAACGGGTCGCGGCGCTGCGGGCCGCGCTGCCGGTGGGCAGCTACGTGGCCATCTCGCATCTGACCTCCGCGCTGCGCCCCGACGACGCGGCGCTGCTGGGTGACCACTCCGCCAACACGAGTCACGTCGGCATCCGCTTCCGCGACCGCGCGGCCATCACCGCGATGTTCGACGGCTGGGAGATGATCGAGCCCGGTGTGGTGGAGTTGCCGCAGTGGCGGCCGGAATCCGACCGCGATCTGCACGAGGCCCCCGGACGCTCCCTCGGTCTGGCGGGGGTGGGACGCAGGATCTGA
- a CDS encoding sensor domain-containing diguanylate cyclase produces the protein MGSHELGVRWADALDGVVAPTLTRTRIEALLAGLGEQLLAVLRGTAEPGVARAAASALVEANYRDATAVSRSIAVICRDMVDAACPDRAGPEYERVRQRAIDAASEFAAGFTAALRSAALAEQESTLAAALAAVREAQSQRQLSEARFAAVFAGASVGIGTIDAETGRVLDVNAAFAEMLGVPQDRIPGHTVLEILGADNIGPAYDRFRLLLLGEVDRFRMETHTIRPDGSHTDIDLSMSVVRDADGRVRFLIGVAVDITERKALADRLWHDAHHDNLTGLANRVLFFDRLAHVTGPIGLCYLDLDRFKAINDAHGHTVGDRVLRTVAERLRDAAAPEGLAARIGGDEFIVLIEDCTGPRQLAEVTDRLLAAVSQPIVVAGEPVSIGASVGTTLVDRRPQDIDALMHTVDSAMYRDKAIRPRDLPDRPR, from the coding sequence GTGGGTTCGCACGAGTTGGGGGTGCGCTGGGCCGACGCGCTCGACGGCGTGGTCGCACCCACCCTCACGCGAACCCGGATCGAGGCGCTGCTGGCCGGGCTCGGCGAGCAACTGCTGGCGGTCCTGCGCGGCACGGCCGAGCCGGGCGTGGCGCGGGCGGCCGCGTCCGCGCTGGTCGAGGCCAACTATCGGGACGCGACCGCGGTGAGCCGCTCGATCGCGGTGATCTGCCGCGACATGGTCGACGCCGCCTGCCCGGACCGGGCCGGACCGGAATACGAGCGGGTGCGGCAGCGCGCGATCGACGCGGCGAGCGAATTCGCCGCGGGTTTCACCGCGGCGCTGCGCTCCGCCGCACTGGCCGAGCAGGAGAGCACCCTCGCGGCGGCGCTGGCCGCCGTGCGCGAGGCGCAGTCCCAGCGCCAGCTGTCGGAGGCGCGGTTCGCCGCGGTGTTCGCCGGGGCCTCGGTGGGTATCGGCACCATCGACGCCGAGACCGGGCGGGTCCTGGACGTGAACGCGGCCTTCGCCGAGATGCTCGGCGTCCCGCAGGACCGCATCCCCGGTCACACCGTGCTGGAGATTCTCGGCGCCGACAACATCGGCCCCGCGTACGACCGGTTCCGGCTGCTGTTGCTCGGCGAGGTCGACCGGTTCCGGATGGAGACCCACACCATCCGGCCCGACGGCAGCCACACCGATATCGACCTGTCGATGTCGGTGGTACGCGATGCCGACGGACGGGTGCGGTTCCTGATCGGCGTCGCGGTCGACATCACCGAGCGCAAGGCCCTCGCCGACCGGCTGTGGCACGACGCCCACCACGACAATCTCACCGGCCTGGCCAATCGGGTCCTGTTCTTCGACCGGCTCGCCCATGTCACCGGCCCGATCGGGCTGTGCTATCTGGATCTGGACCGGTTCAAGGCGATCAACGACGCGCACGGCCACACCGTCGGCGACCGCGTCCTGCGTACGGTGGCCGAACGGCTGCGCGACGCCGCCGCGCCGGAGGGGCTCGCCGCCCGTATCGGTGGCGACGAATTCATCGTGCTGATCGAGGACTGCACCGGCCCGCGGCAACTGGCCGAAGTCACCGATCGCCTCCTCGCCGCCGTCTCCCAGCCGATAGTCGTAGCCGGCGAACCGGTTTCGATCGGGGCCAGCGTCGGCACCACCCTGGTCGACCGGCGCCCACAGGATATCGACGCGCTCATGCACACGGTGGACTCGGCGATGTACCGGGACAAGGCGATCCGGCCCCGGGACCTGCCGGATCGGCCGCGCTGA